One segment of Geomonas ferrireducens DNA contains the following:
- the extKL gene encoding multiheme c-type cytochrome (seleno)protein ExtKL, whose translation MNRLTVQGSLAAALLLGVLAVPAFAGKAGIGWQDTIAAKSGKAKTMAELAKMYDSSSCVECHQEQHDQAQKSIHSRSVFGTARTAMTIMTTIENGLMEEPYSGVKSRKDVKVEHLMGCAKCHLPQLADAEDSVAQELVDTLYGWKDALKKKDKETAKKLEEKLKSVSINCLICHNRNAITHKWQDGYPKAGVVYGSKEGAHDSQKFPKMAVSPIMDQAIQCGQCHGLGPNLELDEPTQCCTSYGSYLWAYKAEVGQENCQDCHMKNSKLGHNIQGYRDAAMSDKAVDFKAEAFGYYWRDGAKIRPRAVVKVEMVNKAGHSIPDGUPTPNRLVLSVIGKTKDGKEVFNQEKIYMPVPQQLARGDRMGRGPYEKSGLIEDTGLPPGKLVKERFEIYYPLEEVEVNGKTVEKPSVYDLDIEVKLTYLPFGTPNSDPFVWKEFTKRVSISQNGK comes from the coding sequence ATGAACAGACTGACAGTGCAAGGAAGCCTGGCGGCTGCCCTGCTCCTCGGAGTGCTGGCGGTGCCGGCATTCGCGGGGAAGGCGGGTATCGGCTGGCAGGACACCATAGCTGCCAAATCGGGCAAGGCTAAGACCATGGCCGAGCTGGCCAAGATGTACGACTCGAGTTCCTGCGTTGAGTGCCACCAGGAGCAGCACGACCAGGCTCAGAAATCAATTCACTCGCGCTCCGTCTTCGGCACGGCGCGCACGGCGATGACCATAATGACCACCATCGAGAACGGCCTCATGGAGGAACCCTATTCCGGGGTGAAGAGCAGGAAGGACGTGAAGGTCGAGCATCTGATGGGGTGCGCCAAGTGCCACCTCCCCCAGCTTGCCGACGCCGAGGATTCGGTGGCGCAGGAACTGGTCGACACCCTCTACGGCTGGAAGGACGCTCTTAAGAAGAAGGACAAGGAGACCGCCAAGAAACTGGAGGAAAAGCTGAAAAGCGTTTCCATCAACTGTCTTATCTGCCACAACCGTAACGCCATCACCCATAAGTGGCAGGACGGCTATCCCAAGGCCGGTGTGGTGTACGGCTCCAAGGAAGGGGCGCACGACTCGCAGAAGTTCCCCAAGATGGCGGTTTCGCCCATCATGGATCAGGCGATCCAGTGCGGCCAGTGCCACGGTCTCGGGCCGAACCTCGAGCTCGATGAGCCTACCCAGTGCTGCACCTCCTATGGCAGCTACCTCTGGGCCTACAAGGCCGAGGTCGGGCAGGAAAACTGCCAGGATTGCCATATGAAGAACTCCAAGCTCGGGCATAACATCCAGGGGTACCGCGATGCGGCCATGAGCGACAAGGCGGTCGACTTCAAGGCCGAGGCGTTCGGCTACTACTGGCGCGACGGCGCGAAGATCAGGCCGAGGGCCGTGGTGAAGGTCGAGATGGTGAACAAGGCCGGCCACTCCATACCCGACGGCTGACCGACCCCCAACCGACTGGTTCTGTCGGTAATCGGTAAGACGAAAGACGGCAAGGAAGTGTTCAATCAGGAAAAGATCTACATGCCGGTGCCGCAGCAGCTGGCGCGCGGCGACAGGATGGGGCGCGGCCCCTACGAGAAGAGCGGGCTCATCGAGGACACCGGCCTGCCGCCGGGGAAACTCGTGAAGGAGCGTTTCGAAATCTACTATCCGCTCGAAGAGGTTGAAGTGAACGGCAAGACGGTTGAGAAGCCTTCCGTCTACGACCTCGATATCGAAGTTAAACTTACCTACCTCCCGTTCGGCACCCCGAACAGCGATCCCTTCGTATGGAAGGAGTTCACCAAAAGGGTGAGCATCAGCCAGAACGGCAAATAG
- the extO gene encoding selenite/tellurite reduction operon b-type cytochrome iron-sulfur cluster-binding subunit ExtO: MRFMMRCIVAFSLLLSALPALAAENCTVCHKKTVKGAHRGLPCLSCHLDEAKTLADPASRESGAAGCVGCHKGYAALFDQAMGNRKGERDFVARSWGKADPDFFAKNCNACHLKGCTDCHGARGHEIAKPKDRDCFTCHKGYFVGTDYYGMAPREDSMRYQRGEVAYGEAYLKMTPDVHAEAGLSCAACHTMASLAAGKKSARGCRECHEPKRSIPEHRIAAHLEKMECYACHSAWAPQEYGTFYLRFDGDSPSKEWYRVRRDQAAEEYVKSAYLRRQDAPPLGLNRQGRVSPIRPQFIAYFTDIRHDRAVWDENRLLAAQWKAFFPHTVRRGSVMCEGCHDNPRRFVLEREEERIYRPAAEGMTLSSFWDATGQEVANGAFYPQARYREMSRKTTAYQRGYLEKWQSLVNHVETSSAP; encoded by the coding sequence GTGCGCTTCATGATGCGCTGCATCGTCGCCTTCTCTCTGCTCCTTAGCGCGCTCCCCGCGCTCGCTGCGGAGAACTGCACCGTCTGCCACAAGAAGACGGTGAAGGGGGCGCACCGCGGTCTTCCCTGCCTCTCCTGCCACCTGGACGAGGCGAAGACCCTTGCCGACCCCGCCTCCCGCGAGAGCGGTGCCGCAGGCTGCGTCGGCTGCCACAAGGGATACGCGGCGCTCTTCGATCAGGCAATGGGGAACCGCAAGGGTGAGCGCGACTTCGTCGCCCGGAGCTGGGGAAAGGCCGACCCGGATTTCTTCGCCAAGAACTGCAACGCCTGCCACCTGAAAGGGTGCACCGACTGCCACGGCGCCAGGGGGCACGAGATCGCGAAGCCGAAGGACCGCGACTGCTTTACCTGCCACAAGGGGTACTTCGTGGGGACCGACTACTACGGCATGGCCCCGCGCGAGGACAGCATGCGCTACCAGCGCGGCGAGGTGGCCTACGGCGAGGCGTACCTGAAGATGACCCCGGACGTGCACGCCGAGGCGGGTCTTTCCTGCGCCGCCTGTCACACCATGGCGAGTCTCGCCGCCGGTAAGAAAAGCGCCAGGGGATGCCGGGAGTGTCACGAGCCGAAGCGGAGCATCCCGGAGCACCGCATCGCGGCCCACCTGGAGAAGATGGAGTGTTACGCCTGCCACTCCGCCTGGGCGCCCCAGGAGTACGGCACCTTTTACCTGCGCTTCGACGGCGACAGTCCCTCGAAGGAGTGGTACCGGGTGCGCCGGGATCAGGCCGCCGAGGAATACGTGAAGAGCGCCTACCTGAGAAGGCAGGACGCGCCGCCGCTTGGGCTTAACCGGCAGGGGAGGGTGAGCCCGATCCGACCGCAGTTCATCGCGTACTTCACCGATATCCGGCACGACCGGGCCGTCTGGGATGAAAACCGCCTCCTCGCGGCGCAGTGGAAGGCGTTCTTCCCGCACACCGTGCGGCGCGGGAGCGTCATGTGCGAGGGGTGCCACGACAACCCGCGTCGCTTCGTGCTCGAACGCGAGGAGGAGCGGATCTACCGCCCGGCCGCCGAGGGGATGACGCTATCCTCCTTCTGGGATGCGACGGGACAAGAGGTGGCAAACGGCGCCTTTTACCCGCAGGCGCGCTACCGGGAGATGAGCAGGAAGACGACCGCGTACCAAAGGGGATACCTGGAGAAATGGCAGAGCCTCGTCAATCACGTCGAAACTTCCTCGGCGCCCTGA
- a CDS encoding cytochrome b N-terminal domain-containing protein, producing MIKEFLKHLFPRAVLERNLTLSYTFCLGGLAFTCLILLVGSGGLLLFYYQPTPPAAYPSILLLESSVWGGRYLRSLHRLASHTFLVLIMLHTLRVVLTGAYEKPRQMNWVIGCALFFLAVFEGYTGYLLPMDQLALWATQTGMELLHIMPLGGTLRSVLVPDGVGEAMSLLRFYVLHILMIPGALLFLSALHFYRIRKNKGVLPYL from the coding sequence GTGATCAAGGAATTTCTAAAACATCTATTCCCGCGTGCGGTGCTTGAGAGGAACCTGACGCTTTCCTACACCTTTTGCCTGGGAGGGCTCGCCTTCACCTGCCTCATCCTGCTGGTCGGCTCGGGAGGGCTTCTTCTGTTCTATTACCAGCCGACGCCGCCCGCGGCCTACCCCTCCATCCTCCTCCTGGAGTCGTCCGTCTGGGGGGGGCGCTACCTGAGGAGTCTGCACCGCCTTGCGAGCCACACCTTTTTGGTGCTCATCATGCTGCACACGCTGCGTGTCGTCCTCACCGGCGCCTACGAAAAGCCGCGCCAGATGAACTGGGTGATCGGCTGCGCGCTCTTTTTCCTGGCGGTGTTCGAGGGGTACACCGGGTACCTTCTCCCGATGGACCAGCTCGCCCTCTGGGCCACCCAGACCGGAATGGAGCTTCTACACATCATGCCGCTTGGAGGCACGCTCCGCTCGGTGTTGGTGCCCGACGGGGTGGGTGAGGCCATGTCGCTTTTGCGCTTTTACGTGCTGCACATCCTCATGATCCCGGGCGCGCTGCTCTTTTTGAGTGCCCTGCACTTCTACCGGATCAGGAAAAACAAGGGGGTGCTCCCCTACCTATGA
- the extS gene encoding selenite/tellurite reduction operon c-type cytochrome lipoprotein ExtS, with protein sequence MAVRRPLLITLALLLCLCGGAQGAWISCLKCHSPHYQKLGKCVDCHRGDPRSDRERIAHHGLIQGRFAWFAVPGSAPLEKGRRLMDTFACRRCHTSGGDGNRLASNLDRLPEGTTAQEISEAIRVPALMMPQFHFDEAQRAALVSMILAGARQTGVNGGKRGEPPQVVHFKREREEDDVFGKRCGPCHRALTATRGGLGRGSVAPNLSGLFTRYYPKTAPGGAAWEERSLKKWIENPRRERPFTPMRPVPLEPADLERLITLLRDTPR encoded by the coding sequence TTGGCAGTTCGTCGCCCCCTTCTGATCACGCTCGCACTTCTTCTGTGCCTGTGCGGCGGTGCCCAAGGTGCGTGGATCTCCTGCCTCAAGTGCCATAGTCCCCACTACCAGAAGCTGGGTAAATGCGTCGACTGTCACCGTGGCGACCCCCGTTCGGACCGCGAGCGCATCGCGCACCACGGCCTGATCCAGGGACGGTTTGCCTGGTTCGCCGTGCCGGGCTCCGCTCCGCTGGAAAAGGGGCGGCGGCTCATGGACACCTTCGCCTGCCGGCGCTGTCATACCTCCGGGGGAGACGGGAACCGTCTGGCCAGCAACCTGGACCGGCTCCCCGAAGGGACCACGGCGCAGGAGATCTCCGAGGCGATCAGGGTGCCGGCGCTCATGATGCCGCAGTTTCATTTCGATGAGGCGCAAAGAGCGGCGTTGGTGAGCATGATACTCGCGGGAGCGCGCCAGACGGGGGTAAATGGGGGAAAGAGGGGAGAGCCGCCCCAGGTGGTGCATTTCAAGAGGGAGCGGGAAGAGGATGACGTCTTTGGGAAACGATGCGGACCCTGCCACCGAGCCCTCACCGCGACCCGTGGGGGACTGGGGCGTGGCAGTGTGGCGCCGAACCTCTCGGGGCTTTTCACCCGTTACTACCCGAAGACGGCCCCCGGTGGTGCGGCCTGGGAGGAGCGGTCGCTGAAAAAATGGATCGAAAACCCGAGGCGGGAGCGTCCCTTCACCCCGATGCGCCCGGTGCCCCTTGAACCCGCAGATCTGGAGCGGCTTATCACCCTGCTGCGCGACACCCCGCGGTAA
- a CDS encoding methyl-accepting chemotaxis protein, which translates to MKLFGNSCKTQVDDQAAEIAKLTQMLDNVDNIVMLCDTTNDNNIIYMNRQARALMQQHRAELNAGLRGADVANAEGKSIHQYHKDPGRIRNIFGNARAKMPHKAEIPIGDVTLRTTTYPIWDSKDPSKVLCFMACWNDITAEKAVEQHQRDSIERKEYLENRVTQIATAMEEMSMTVNEVARSTVDAADSATKVLTNAREGQDVVNRAVTEMRKVAEIVRSSAGIVGNLGDKSARIGEFVAVINDIADQTNLLALNAAIEAARAGEQGRGFAVVADEVRSLADRTVASTKQIRLMVDEIQKETALAVESIEKGKNEAEVSEALSHQVDASLTNIVLSIEEIEHVIAQIATASEEQAATSTTIASNLEEIVHG; encoded by the coding sequence ATGAAACTCTTCGGCAACTCCTGCAAGACGCAGGTCGACGATCAGGCAGCGGAAATCGCGAAGCTCACACAGATGCTCGACAACGTCGACAACATCGTCATGCTCTGCGACACCACCAATGACAACAACATCATCTACATGAACCGGCAGGCCCGCGCCCTCATGCAGCAGCATCGCGCCGAACTGAACGCTGGGCTGCGCGGAGCCGACGTCGCCAACGCAGAGGGTAAAAGTATTCACCAGTACCACAAGGATCCGGGGCGCATCCGCAACATCTTCGGCAACGCCCGCGCCAAGATGCCGCACAAGGCGGAGATCCCCATCGGGGACGTGACGCTGCGCACCACGACTTACCCCATCTGGGACAGCAAGGACCCCTCGAAGGTGCTCTGTTTCATGGCGTGCTGGAACGACATCACCGCAGAGAAAGCGGTGGAGCAGCATCAGCGCGATTCCATAGAGCGCAAGGAGTACCTGGAAAACCGGGTGACCCAGATCGCCACCGCCATGGAGGAGATGAGCATGACGGTGAACGAGGTGGCGCGCAGCACGGTCGACGCCGCCGATTCGGCCACCAAAGTTTTGACCAACGCGCGGGAGGGGCAGGACGTGGTGAACCGTGCCGTCACCGAGATGCGCAAGGTGGCGGAGATCGTCCGGAGTTCGGCGGGAATCGTGGGAAATCTGGGGGACAAGTCGGCACGCATCGGCGAATTCGTCGCGGTGATCAACGACATCGCCGACCAGACGAACCTCCTTGCGCTGAACGCCGCCATCGAGGCGGCGCGCGCCGGCGAACAAGGGCGCGGCTTCGCGGTGGTGGCCGACGAGGTGCGCAGCCTGGCCGACCGCACCGTGGCCTCGACGAAGCAGATCAGGCTCATGGTCGACGAGATACAGAAGGAGACCGCCCTGGCGGTTGAGTCGATCGAGAAGGGTAAGAACGAGGCGGAGGTGAGCGAGGCGCTCTCGCACCAGGTGGACGCCTCGCTGACGAACATCGTGCTCTCCATCGAGGAGATCGAACACGTCATCGCGCAGATCGCGACGGCATCCGAGGAGCAGGCGGCCACCTCCACCACCATCGCCAGCAACCTCGAGGAGATCGTGCACGGCTAG
- the extJ gene encoding selenite/tellurite reduction operon protein ExtJ, whose protein sequence is MFRKAMKIAAAAVMTIALAATAFAAGPAKGKVTKVEGEQVTVTLEAAAPAFVKKGGMVTALGGSPKVLAVQGNEVTLKFGKAKAEKIKVDSPISLSECEGDELQGC, encoded by the coding sequence ATGTTTCGTAAAGCTATGAAGATCGCGGCTGCGGCCGTGATGACGATCGCCCTTGCGGCAACGGCCTTCGCGGCGGGTCCTGCCAAAGGGAAAGTAACCAAGGTGGAAGGTGAGCAGGTAACGGTGACCCTCGAAGCCGCTGCGCCTGCCTTCGTGAAAAAGGGTGGCATGGTGACCGCCCTCGGGGGAAGCCCGAAAGTGCTTGCCGTCCAGGGTAACGAGGTGACGCTGAAGTTCGGCAAGGCCAAGGCGGAGAAGATAAAGGTCGACTCCCCCATCTCCCTCTCCGAGTGCGAGGGTGACGAGCTGCAGGGCTGCTGA
- the extI gene encoding selenite/tellurite reduction operon porin ExtI, with product MQKMPKISVVSGATLGLVLMAGTAFAGPRMTFGPNDEGALQLDYKGQFQMTFRDTGSGDNNDDTTANFNFRRNRLALMGKYGDMMSIYVQTEYTDDQNLTPLDVAAENQGSNFQLLDAVVRFKLDNAFRVNVGKFKYNLSRENLEACEMPLTLDRSLFIRAPFTTTRDTGVAVWGNLFNDMFQYRLDAMEGRKALSGDTTPGSKFRYSARAHVTLLDPENDYGYKGTYLGKKKVATIGAAYQFEPDVAYGNTLLKTDAKDYKAYTFDGFFEYPVDGLGTFTASGAYEKIDLDDAYLGDNPDADVVGINGQKNGYYFKGGYMLPNTPLQFFVRYEKWKFANLNGIYNQRIDWYGGGVNYYLRDQNLKLTFEANSTSFNKGTGTSTDKTEDFMTYVTQLQVIF from the coding sequence ATGCAGAAGATGCCTAAGATATCGGTGGTATCCGGTGCTACCCTGGGGCTGGTGCTCATGGCAGGCACCGCTTTCGCCGGCCCGAGAATGACCTTTGGCCCTAACGACGAAGGGGCGCTGCAACTGGACTATAAGGGACAGTTCCAGATGACCTTCCGCGACACCGGCTCGGGCGACAACAACGATGACACCACGGCGAACTTCAACTTCCGCCGCAACCGTCTCGCCCTCATGGGCAAGTACGGCGACATGATGTCGATCTACGTGCAGACCGAGTACACCGATGATCAGAACCTGACACCGCTGGACGTCGCCGCAGAGAACCAGGGTTCGAACTTCCAGCTCCTGGACGCGGTGGTGCGCTTCAAGCTCGACAACGCATTCCGCGTGAACGTCGGCAAGTTCAAGTACAACCTCTCCCGTGAGAACCTCGAAGCGTGCGAGATGCCGCTCACCCTGGACCGCTCGCTCTTCATCCGTGCCCCCTTCACCACGACCCGTGACACCGGTGTCGCCGTCTGGGGTAACCTCTTCAACGACATGTTCCAGTACCGTCTGGACGCCATGGAAGGACGCAAGGCCCTCTCCGGCGACACTACGCCAGGCTCCAAGTTCCGCTACTCGGCACGCGCCCACGTGACGCTGCTCGACCCGGAGAATGACTACGGCTACAAGGGGACCTACTTAGGCAAGAAGAAGGTCGCCACCATCGGCGCCGCCTACCAGTTCGAGCCCGACGTCGCCTATGGCAATACGCTCCTGAAGACCGATGCGAAGGATTACAAGGCGTACACCTTCGACGGCTTCTTCGAGTACCCTGTGGACGGGCTCGGCACCTTCACGGCTTCCGGCGCCTACGAGAAAATCGATCTGGACGACGCGTACCTGGGGGACAACCCGGATGCGGACGTGGTCGGGATCAACGGTCAGAAGAACGGCTACTACTTCAAGGGGGGCTACATGCTTCCCAACACCCCGCTGCAGTTCTTCGTGCGTTATGAGAAGTGGAAGTTCGCCAACCTGAACGGCATCTACAACCAGCGCATCGACTGGTACGGCGGCGGTGTGAACTACTACCTGCGCGACCAGAACCTGAAGCTCACCTTCGAGGCGAACTCCACCTCCTTCAACAAGGGGACCGGGACTTCGACCGACAAGACCGAAGACTTCATGACCTATGTGACCCAGCTGCAGGTCATCTTCTAG
- the extM gene encoding selenite/tellurite reduction operon c-type cytochrome ExtM: MKVTGSDTYSGGRSGKIMLVLLLFALAGCAGKGAPANNCLSCHSKIEHVSATHPDCVPCHGGDPLARTKEAAHRGMHGRGNPSAPEHWDGTCGSCHLYQLDRVKSNLMYTTTGMIRNINLTWEGPDGGLFSSRGGEVYDPEGKAQHLKPVAGLDHVSGELYRKFCSQCHVARESGEVYGASHASGCAACHFPYNERAQYEGKDATVQGKGPYAASHAMERLPGNEVCSRCHNRSGRIAYSYQGLNDGNNSLVPTSGGRPGPVMASGNRNLTHIAQDVHFTAGMDCIDCHTSRDLMGDGYSYRNMYLQTEIACEDCHGGARPPRYREIVSEQDEALRESAGYRMQMRPGMKMMVTAKGRSYSNVFYRDGAVWVLGKRSGKLFKSRVITGTPEHTVVGHGRLECYSCHSRTVVQCYGCHTTYDKSKTGMDFVKGVETQGRFSEKEDYRMLYPFPLALNQRGKISTVTPGCQTFVSVVEPDGSISKNEYVARFKGKQQLRFAPFYSHNTGKKAIRCGECHGNPAFLGFGQHVVSGRSIEGTMICEQSADKPLDGFLTLQDGKVRAYSAITRERSRPLNGAEVRRALAVNLCLVCHDKAADPIYRKELDHGALHDALHRRLLSAP; the protein is encoded by the coding sequence ATGAAGGTTACCGGCAGCGACACATATTCCGGCGGGAGATCCGGCAAAATCATGCTCGTCCTGCTCCTTTTCGCCCTTGCTGGCTGCGCCGGGAAAGGGGCGCCGGCGAACAACTGCCTCTCCTGCCACTCGAAGATCGAGCATGTCTCCGCCACGCACCCCGATTGCGTCCCGTGTCACGGCGGCGATCCGCTCGCCCGGACCAAGGAGGCGGCGCACCGCGGCATGCACGGACGCGGGAACCCCTCAGCGCCCGAGCACTGGGACGGGACCTGCGGCTCGTGTCACCTGTACCAGCTCGACCGGGTCAAGTCGAACCTCATGTACACCACCACCGGGATGATCCGGAACATAAACCTCACCTGGGAAGGACCGGACGGGGGACTCTTCAGTAGCCGCGGCGGCGAGGTCTACGATCCGGAAGGAAAGGCGCAGCACCTGAAGCCGGTGGCCGGACTTGACCACGTATCCGGGGAGCTCTACCGGAAGTTCTGCTCCCAGTGTCACGTGGCCCGCGAGAGCGGCGAAGTCTACGGCGCGAGCCACGCCTCGGGATGCGCCGCCTGCCACTTCCCCTATAACGAGCGGGCGCAATACGAAGGGAAGGACGCCACGGTGCAGGGTAAGGGACCCTACGCGGCGAGCCACGCCATGGAGCGCCTCCCGGGCAACGAAGTCTGCTCGCGCTGCCACAACCGAAGCGGCCGCATCGCCTATTCCTACCAGGGGCTGAACGACGGCAACAATTCGCTCGTGCCGACCAGTGGCGGGCGCCCCGGCCCCGTGATGGCGAGCGGCAACAGGAACCTGACCCACATCGCCCAGGACGTGCATTTCACGGCGGGAATGGACTGCATCGACTGCCACACCTCGCGCGACCTGATGGGGGACGGCTACTCCTACCGCAACATGTACCTGCAGACCGAGATCGCCTGCGAGGACTGCCACGGCGGGGCGCGTCCGCCACGCTACCGCGAGATCGTATCGGAGCAGGACGAGGCGTTGCGCGAGTCCGCCGGGTACCGGATGCAGATGCGCCCCGGGATGAAAATGATGGTCACCGCGAAGGGGAGGAGCTACTCGAACGTCTTCTACCGCGACGGCGCGGTATGGGTGCTCGGCAAGCGTAGCGGCAAACTGTTCAAGAGCCGGGTCATCACCGGTACGCCGGAACATACCGTGGTCGGGCATGGGCGGCTTGAGTGCTACTCCTGCCATTCCCGCACCGTGGTCCAGTGCTACGGGTGCCACACGACCTACGACAAGTCGAAGACAGGCATGGATTTCGTGAAGGGGGTAGAAACGCAGGGTCGCTTCAGCGAGAAGGAGGACTACCGGATGCTTTACCCCTTCCCGCTCGCCCTGAACCAGCGCGGCAAGATCTCGACGGTGACGCCGGGGTGCCAGACCTTCGTCTCGGTGGTCGAGCCGGACGGCAGCATCTCCAAGAACGAGTACGTGGCGCGCTTCAAGGGGAAGCAGCAGCTCCGCTTCGCCCCCTTCTACTCACACAACACCGGCAAGAAAGCGATCCGTTGCGGCGAGTGCCACGGCAACCCCGCCTTCCTCGGTTTCGGCCAGCACGTCGTCTCCGGCCGCAGCATCGAGGGGACCATGATCTGCGAGCAGTCGGCGGACAAGCCGCTGGACGGCTTTCTCACCTTGCAGGACGGCAAGGTGCGCGCCTACTCGGCGATCACCCGGGAGCGCTCCCGCCCCTTAAACGGCGCCGAGGTGCGGCGCGCCCTGGCGGTGAACCTTTGCCTCGTCTGCCACGACAAGGCGGCCGATCCCATCTATCGAAAGGAGCTGGACCATGGTGCGCTTCATGATGCGCTGCATCGTCGCCTTCTCTCTGCTCCTTAG
- the extQ gene encoding selenite/tellurite reduction operon b-type cytochrome membrane protein ExtQ has protein sequence MKRGYLKSSPHFFRPVKVAFALTVLILLALAFLVPAPLQEQANLARVPNLVKSAWFLLWIQELVSYSKYMIYLVVLLAVSFVALPWLVPGAPPEGASWFDKKRRALDLLALAVFAAVLALTAVAMYFRGANWQFVAPF, from the coding sequence ATGAAACGAGGCTACCTAAAGTCATCCCCCCATTTCTTCAGGCCGGTCAAGGTCGCCTTCGCGCTCACCGTCCTCATTCTCCTGGCGCTCGCCTTTCTGGTGCCGGCTCCCCTCCAGGAGCAGGCGAACCTCGCCCGGGTTCCGAATCTGGTGAAGTCCGCCTGGTTTCTCCTCTGGATCCAGGAACTGGTCAGTTACTCCAAATACATGATCTACCTCGTAGTGCTCCTTGCCGTCTCCTTCGTCGCCCTTCCCTGGCTCGTTCCGGGCGCACCGCCTGAGGGAGCCTCGTGGTTTGACAAAAAGCGGCGCGCCCTCGATCTCTTAGCTCTTGCCGTCTTTGCCGCCGTCCTCGCGCTTACCGCAGTCGCCATGTACTTCCGAGGTGCCAATTGGCAGTTCGTCGCCCCCTTCTGA
- a CDS encoding QcrA and Rieske domain-containing protein — protein sequence MAEPRQSRRNFLGALIALAVGGWGLSRFLTPRAKRRQTILTVPREELPQDGALVYREARIAVMRDGGRVYALDLVCTHLGCTVNVTPTGLVCPCHGSAFDREGRVLKGPADRALKRYEVTQVGETYHVQV from the coding sequence ATGGCAGAGCCTCGTCAATCACGTCGAAACTTCCTCGGCGCCCTGATCGCGCTCGCCGTAGGGGGCTGGGGCCTCTCGAGGTTCCTCACCCCGAGGGCAAAGCGCAGGCAGACCATCCTCACCGTGCCGCGGGAAGAGCTGCCGCAGGACGGTGCACTCGTGTACCGCGAGGCACGTATCGCGGTGATGCGCGACGGCGGGAGGGTCTACGCCCTGGACCTCGTCTGCACCCATCTCGGGTGCACGGTGAACGTGACTCCCACCGGACTCGTCTGTCCCTGCCACGGCTCGGCCTTCGACCGGGAGGGTAGGGTGCTGAAGGGGCCCGCCGACCGGGCGCTCAAGCGCTACGAGGTGACGCAAGTGGGAGAGACCTACCACGTCCAGGTGTAG